The sequence GGGAGGATCGGGCAAACTCCTTCCCACATttggggcaggtgaagggtctctaCCTGGTGTGGACCAGCTGGTGTCTCAACAGATGGGAGGACTGGAaaaaccccttcccacactcggGGCAGATGAATGGCCTGCCTCTGGTGTGTGCCTGTTGGTGTCTCAGCAGGCTGGAGGTATGGGTGAAGTCCTTGTCACAgacggggcaggtgaagggccccTCTCCTTTGTGGGCCTGCTTGTGTATCTCAAGGTTGGCCAAACTGTTGAAGGTCTTCTTGCACTCAGAGCAGGTGAAGGACCTCTCCCTGGTGTGGATCAGCTGGTGTCTCATCAAGTGGGAGGGCTGAACAAACCCCTTCCCACAATCAGAGCAGATGAATGGCCTCTCTCCGGTGTGAACCCGTTGGTGTCTCAGCAGGCTGGAGGAATGGATGAAGCCTTTGCTACAGTTgtggcaggtgaagggcctctccccagagTGGACCCGCTGGTGAGCCAGCAGTTTGAAGTtatgggtgaagcccttgctgcACTTGGAACAGACAAACCGGTTTTTACTGGTGTGGACCCTCTGATGCCTCTGCAGGCTGGAGGTCTGgttgaagcccttgccacactcagggcaggtgaatggTTCCTCTCCGGTGTGGACCCGCAAGTGACTCAAGAGGTTGGAGGATCGGACAAACTTCTTTCCGTACTTGGGGCAGTTGAAGGGTCTCTCCCGGTTGTGGATCAGCTGGTGtctcagcaggttggaggactgGATAAACCCCTTCCTACACTTGGGGCAGATGAATGGCCTCTCTCTGGTGTGAACCCGATGGTGTCTCAGCAGGCTGGAGTTATGGGTGAAGCCTTTGCCACAGTCgtggcaggtgaagggcctctccccggagTGGACCCGCTGGTGAGCCAACAGTTTGGAgttctgggtgaagcccttgccacactcggaacaaatgaacggcttttCACCAGTGTGGATCCACTGATGCATACGCAGGTTGGAGACGTGGTTGAAGCCCTTGCCACATTCagggcaggtgaatggtttctctccGGTGTGGACCAGCAAGTGACTCACAAGGTGGGAGGACTGGACAAACAACTTCCCACACTTGGGGCAGGTGAAGGATCTCTCCTGGGTGTGGATCAGCTGGTGTCTCAGCAGGTGGGAGGACTGGATAAACCCCTTCCTACACTTGGGGCAGATGAATGGCCTCTCTCTGGTGTGAACCCGTTGGTGTCTCAGCAGGCTGGAGGTACGGGTGAAGCCTTTGCCACAGTCgtggcaggtgaagggcctctccccggagTGGACCCGCTGGTGAGCCAACAGTTTGGAgttctgggtgaagcccttgccacactcggAACAGATGAACGGCTTTTCATCAGTGTGGATCCACTGATGCGTCCGCAGGTTGGAGACATGgttgaagcccttgccacactcagggcaggtgaa comes from Narcine bancroftii isolate sNarBan1 chromosome 5, sNarBan1.hap1, whole genome shotgun sequence and encodes:
- the LOC138764547 gene encoding zinc finger protein 850-like: MKPFQCSDCGKNFKRSNELTRHQRGHSRKKPFTCPESSLLRHQRVHTRERPFICSECKKGFIQSSHLLRHQLIHTQERSFTCPKCGKLFVQSSHLVSHLLVHTGEKPFTCPECGKGFNHVSNLRMHQWIHTGEKPFICSECGKGFSQNSKLLAHQRVHSGERPFTCHDCGKGFTRTSSLLRHQRVHTRERPFICPKCRKGFIQSSHLLRHQLIHTQERSFTCPKCGKLFVQSSHLVSHLLVHTGEKPFTCPECGKGFNHVSNLRTHQWIHTDEKPFICSECGKGFTQNSKLLAHQRVHSGERPFTCHDCGKGFTRTSSLLRHQRVHTRERPFICPKCRKGFIQSSHLLRHQLIHTQERSFTCPKCGKLFVQSSHLVSHLLVHTGEKPFTCPECGKGFNHVSNLRMHQWIHTGEKPFICSECGKGFTQNSKLLAHQRVHSGERPFTCHDCGKGFTHNSSLLRHHRVHTRERPFICPKCRKGFIQSSNLLRHQLIHNRERPFNCPKYGKKFVRSSNLLSHLRVHTGEEPFTCPECGKGFNQTSSLQRHQRVHTSKNRFVCSKCSKGFTHNFKLLAHQRVHSGERPFTCHNCSKGFIHSSSLLRHQRVHTGERPFICSDCGKGFVQPSHLMRHQLIHTRERSFTCSECKKTFNSLANLEIHKQAHKGEGPFTCPVCDKDFTHTSSLLRHQQAHTRGRPFICPECGKGFFQSSHLLRHQLVHTR